From Pedobacter indicus, a single genomic window includes:
- the smpB gene encoding SsrA-binding protein SmpB yields MKLSSEINIKNKKATFEYHILDRYVAGISLLGTEIKSIRAGKANINDSFCSFLKDGLYIRNMHISEYSHGSFYNHEAKRDRKLLLTKKELKKLRVKGEERGYTIVPLRMFISDRGFAKVEIALAQGKKDFDKRDSIKERETKRELNRAMKR; encoded by the coding sequence ATGAAGCTGTCTTCAGAAATCAATATTAAGAACAAGAAAGCTACGTTCGAATATCATATTTTGGATCGTTACGTGGCCGGAATCTCGCTGTTGGGAACCGAAATTAAATCGATCCGCGCCGGAAAAGCCAATATTAATGATTCTTTCTGCTCATTCCTGAAAGATGGGCTCTACATCCGTAATATGCACATATCTGAGTATTCGCATGGGTCTTTCTATAATCATGAAGCTAAGCGCGACCGCAAACTGCTGTTGACAAAGAAGGAATTGAAAAAACTTCGCGTAAAAGGGGAAGAACGCGGATATACGATTGTTCCGCTTAGAATGTTTATCAGTGACCGAGGGTTCGCGAAGGTTGAAATTGCATTAGCACAGGGGAAAAAGGATTTTGATAAGCGTGATTCAATTAAAGAAAGGGAAACGAAGAGGGAGCTCAATCGCGCTATGAAACGTTAA